A region of Chloracidobacterium sp. DNA encodes the following proteins:
- a CDS encoding SAM-dependent methyltransferase yields MRENIDKFVSELKNSIERQNFVKLTLGNYKGSDEHLQKILVRLVKTKKGARLYFLYRSDTRDTAKNYDFGTGVALINEALDGQFFSGHLFTTEHDFQLDIGKKNKSRLNIAKPTFKAVPQLAHDREKKEQIDSESFYLKALGITDDTGRIRDQQRDKWRQINKFVEVLASLVDKSELKDRTELKIVDMGSGKGYLTFAAYDYFKNIRVVDAELTGVEQKRDLVDLGNGVADASMFSGLKFVLSSIAEYDVGDVDILIALHACNTATDDAIYKGIAAKASLIVAAPCCHQQIRPQIVPPNMFQDILKHGVMLERTAETITDGLRSLLLERSGYATKLFEFVSVEHTPKNNMLVATRLAKPLSPERFDRQINEIKTLFGIREHHLERLLTSSK; encoded by the coding sequence ATGCGCGAGAATATCGACAAATTTGTTAGCGAACTCAAAAACAGCATCGAACGCCAGAACTTTGTTAAGCTCACGCTTGGAAATTATAAGGGCAGCGACGAACATCTGCAAAAGATCCTTGTTCGCCTGGTTAAAACCAAAAAGGGCGCACGGCTTTACTTTCTGTATCGCAGCGATACTCGTGACACGGCAAAAAACTACGACTTCGGTACCGGCGTCGCATTGATCAACGAAGCTCTCGATGGACAGTTTTTCAGCGGACATTTATTCACAACCGAACACGATTTCCAACTCGACATCGGCAAGAAAAATAAATCGCGGCTGAACATCGCGAAGCCGACATTCAAGGCTGTGCCGCAGCTCGCTCACGACCGCGAAAAAAAGGAACAGATCGACTCCGAGAGTTTTTATCTCAAGGCTCTAGGCATCACCGACGACACCGGCCGTATTCGCGACCAGCAGCGCGATAAATGGCGGCAGATCAACAAATTTGTCGAGGTTCTGGCGAGCCTTGTTGATAAATCAGAATTGAAAGATAGAACCGAGCTAAAGATCGTCGATATGGGCTCCGGCAAAGGTTATCTGACATTTGCGGCTTACGATTATTTCAAAAATATTCGCGTCGTCGATGCTGAATTGACCGGCGTCGAGCAAAAGCGAGACCTCGTCGACCTCGGCAACGGAGTTGCAGATGCTTCGATGTTCAGCGGACTTAAATTCGTACTCAGCAGCATTGCTGAGTACGATGTCGGAGATGTCGATATCCTGATCGCTCTTCACGCCTGCAACACCGCCACGGACGACGCCATTTACAAAGGCATTGCCGCTAAAGCGAGCCTGATCGTCGCCGCTCCATGTTGTCATCAGCAAATTCGGCCGCAGATCGTACCGCCTAATATGTTTCAAGACATCTTGAAACACGGCGTCATGCTCGAACGCACGGCTGAAACTATCACCGACGGCCTACGCTCGCTGCTGCTTGAACGAAGCGGCTATGCGACGAAATTATTTGAATTTGTCTCGGTCGAGCACACTCCGAAAAACAATATGCTCGTAGCCACGCGTCTGGCAAAACCCTTATCACCGGAACGTTTTGACCGGCAGATCAACGAAATCAAAACGCTATTCGGCATCCGCGAACATCATCTCGAAAGGCTTCTCACATCATCGAAATAA
- a CDS encoding FAD-binding oxidoreductase, which yields MKNAETVIIGGGVSGTSIAYHLAERGMNGIVILEREKMLGLGSTGKATGGVRAQFETDINIKLSLYSLDFFRNWEFDCEYEPRGYIFLATEQRHIDYLKRTGERQRELGYKEVEIVDVRTISKLVPGLNCEDILGGSFGPADGFINPLSVLEGFSTGAALLGTRVISGTTVRSIEVEGGRVTGVHTSNGLLECDNVVLCAGAWSQHIAATAGIELPVEPQRRQIVWARAPQPLPNDLPMVIDLADGFHFRPARDFVFKGSDAETSVFANHDVLFAYPDPDEPASFSTDFDEGFLDKVGERASHRAPFLNGAKIIYEKCRAGLYENTPDHHAILGGCGVEGLYFAAGFSGHGVMHSPATGKALAEIILDGEASFMDVSCLSLDRFTKGELLHETAFI from the coding sequence ATGAAAAATGCTGAGACAGTAATCATCGGTGGCGGCGTTTCCGGGACATCGATTGCATATCACCTGGCAGAGCGAGGCATGAATGGCATCGTTATCCTCGAACGCGAGAAGATGCTCGGCCTCGGTTCGACAGGTAAAGCGACCGGCGGAGTTCGGGCGCAGTTTGAGACAGACATCAACATAAAACTGTCACTGTATTCGCTCGATTTTTTTCGCAACTGGGAATTTGATTGTGAGTACGAACCTCGCGGTTATATTTTTCTAGCCACCGAACAGCGGCACATCGATTACCTAAAGCGAACCGGCGAACGACAGCGTGAACTTGGCTACAAAGAGGTCGAAATAGTTGACGTCAGGACGATCTCGAAGTTGGTGCCGGGGTTGAATTGCGAGGACATTCTCGGCGGCAGCTTTGGTCCGGCTGACGGTTTTATCAATCCGCTTTCCGTGCTTGAAGGTTTTTCGACGGGAGCGGCGTTACTAGGAACTCGCGTGATAAGCGGTACAACCGTTAGGTCTATCGAAGTTGAGGGCGGTCGGGTTACTGGGGTTCACACGTCCAATGGTTTGCTGGAGTGCGACAACGTCGTTCTTTGCGCGGGAGCATGGTCGCAACATATTGCTGCGACGGCAGGAATTGAATTGCCGGTCGAGCCGCAGCGGCGGCAAATAGTCTGGGCGCGAGCGCCGCAGCCATTGCCAAATGATCTGCCGATGGTGATCGATTTGGCCGACGGATTTCACTTTCGTCCTGCCCGCGATTTTGTCTTCAAAGGCTCAGATGCGGAAACAAGTGTATTTGCTAACCATGATGTTTTATTTGCTTATCCCGATCCGGACGAACCTGCGAGTTTTTCGACAGACTTTGACGAAGGCTTTCTCGACAAGGTCGGCGAAAGAGCCTCTCATCGAGCACCATTCCTGAACGGAGCGAAGATCATCTACGAAAAATGCCGTGCCGGTTTGTATGAAAATACGCCCGACCATCACGCGATCCTCGGCGGATGCGGTGTAGAAGGATTATATTTTGCTGCCGGCTTTTCTGGCCACGGCGTGATGCACTCACCCGCGACAGGCAAAGCACTTGCCGAGATCATTCTTGACGGCGAAGCAAGCTTTATGGACGTTTCCTGCCTGAGCCTTGATCGCTTCACAAAAGGCGAACTTCTTCACGAAACAGCTTTTATTTGA
- a CDS encoding VCBS repeat-containing protein, whose translation MFKHKFFSRLFFTISILMLGAVTSINGSWGNLFDLSLFFASDDLVVPAESLLLTPAATLGNYPNTPIALGSNTTITPDVGPTSTTSISAVTTAGFVGELTADPITGVIQVTNAHHANIAPGTYTVTVRAFGPGGTATRTFQLTVTNGVACNGVPNFSNAANVGVGSNPISAALSDFNNDGKQDIAAVNVNSSTVSIRLGNGLGSFSGTTDVSVSSGPVSVAAADFNNDGKQDIATANSLANTVSIRIGDGLGGFTSPAIPEVAVGSNPISVADSDFNNDGKRDIAVANYISGNVSIRLGDGLGAFSGTTNIGVGGNPNAVAIGDFNSDGNPDIATANDNFPGTVSIRIGDGSGGFSGTTEVSVGSDPVSVAFGDFNNDGKQDIAVANFKSDTVSIRLGDGLGGFSGTASIVVGFNPNSVAVGDFNNDGKQDIAAVNYKSGTVSIRLGDGSGGFSGSTEVDVDSFPGSVTIGDFNADGRQDFAVVNRDANSLTVRLGTCLVPTPTNTPTATPAAPAAVCSLAEGFADITTLPATGWVQTNNSQPGPGTSGWFQGESGAFPAQSPSPVASPTPSTAAYISADFNNGTGLSTLSNWLISPPLTLQNGAQFTFWTRTATPVQFADRLQIRMSTNGASSNVGATATSVGDFTTLMLDINPSYLTSGLGSYPLVWTQFTAIVSGLGSPVNGRIAFRYYVENGGPTGTNSDVIGIDTVSYICNPANTPTNTPTATATVTATFTPTATRTNTATATATSTFTPTPTITATNTPANTPTATPGGDSVAGTVTYGNPASPTTKFISNAQVTGTGSPNVFTTTAAPGGTAGQYTLTGFGAGNYTVGVAKTTGQNGIASADAARIAQHVAGTVLIATARQRIAADVTNNGALSSTDAAQIARFVSGLGPPIGITNTWRFFVPSVTEPTFPIGASPTTRSYTDPIGNPTGQDYIGILVGEVTGNWAAGPLRPVAGPERSTAVNLPKLVTPADSEVIIPVSVQGAANMGIIAYEFDLRYDPTVIQPQAEPVELAGTVSRGLTAVANPNEPGLLRVVMYGPMPIDEDGVLLKLRFFAVGLRGSKSPLIWERVMFNEGAPKAMAEEGLIAIAW comes from the coding sequence ATGTTCAAACACAAATTTTTTTCACGTCTTTTTTTTACAATTTCTATTTTGATGCTTGGTGCTGTTACCTCCATCAACGGTTCCTGGGGCAACTTATTTGACCTTAGCCTTTTCTTTGCTTCTGATGATCTGGTTGTACCTGCGGAATCATTATTACTTACCCCCGCTGCAACACTTGGCAATTATCCTAATACTCCGATTGCTCTGGGTTCGAACACAACGATCACGCCCGATGTCGGGCCGACGAGCACGACAAGCATTAGTGCTGTAACCACTGCTGGTTTTGTAGGTGAATTGACCGCCGATCCGATAACGGGGGTCATTCAAGTAACGAATGCCCATCACGCCAATATCGCTCCCGGCACTTACACGGTGACGGTCCGGGCATTTGGGCCTGGCGGCACGGCGACGAGAACATTTCAGCTCACAGTGACGAACGGTGTCGCGTGTAATGGCGTTCCAAATTTTAGCAATGCGGCAAACGTCGGGGTTGGGAGCAACCCTATTTCCGCTGCGTTAAGCGATTTCAACAATGACGGCAAGCAAGACATCGCCGCTGTCAATGTCAATTCATCAACGGTTTCGATCCGCCTCGGCAACGGGCTCGGCAGTTTTTCGGGCACGACGGATGTGTCTGTAAGCAGCGGCCCGGTTTCAGTAGCGGCTGCAGATTTTAACAATGATGGAAAGCAGGATATCGCCACCGCAAACTCTCTTGCAAATACCGTCTCCATACGAATCGGCGATGGGCTTGGCGGCTTTACTTCGCCCGCCATTCCGGAAGTTGCCGTCGGCAGCAATCCGATCTCGGTCGCGGACAGCGATTTCAACAACGACGGCAAACGTGACATCGCGGTCGCCAATTACATTTCCGGCAACGTCTCGATCCGCTTAGGTGACGGTCTCGGTGCCTTTAGCGGAACGACCAATATCGGCGTTGGAGGCAATCCAAACGCAGTCGCTATCGGCGATTTTAATAGTGATGGCAACCCGGATATCGCCACGGCCAATGATAATTTTCCCGGAACGGTGTCTATCCGGATCGGTGACGGATCGGGTGGTTTTAGCGGCACTACAGAAGTTTCCGTCGGAAGCGATCCGGTTTCGGTTGCATTCGGCGACTTTAATAACGACGGTAAACAGGATATTGCTGTTGCTAACTTTAAGTCGGACACAGTTTCCATTCGCCTCGGAGACGGACTTGGCGGTTTTAGCGGTACAGCGAGTATCGTTGTGGGATTTAATCCAAATTCGGTCGCGGTCGGTGACTTCAATAACGACGGCAAGCAAGACATCGCCGCTGTCAACTATAAATCAGGCACCGTATCGATCCGGCTCGGCGACGGATCGGGCGGGTTCAGCGGCTCAACCGAAGTAGATGTCGACAGTTTCCCAGGTTCGGTAACGATTGGTGATTTCAACGCAGACGGCAGGCAAGATTTTGCGGTTGTTAATCGCGATGCCAACTCTTTGACGGTTCGTCTCGGGACATGCCTAGTGCCAACGCCGACTAATACGCCGACAGCAACTCCCGCTGCTCCTGCGGCGGTTTGTAGTCTCGCGGAAGGATTTGCCGACATAACGACACTGCCAGCAACCGGATGGGTTCAGACCAACAACAGCCAGCCCGGTCCAGGCACGTCCGGTTGGTTTCAAGGCGAATCGGGAGCATTTCCAGCACAGTCACCAAGCCCTGTCGCTAGTCCGACTCCTTCCACCGCCGCATATATAAGTGCCGATTTTAACAACGGCACCGGTCTATCGACGCTGAGCAATTGGCTCATTAGTCCGCCGCTGACTCTCCAAAATGGCGCTCAGTTCACATTCTGGACGCGGACGGCAACACCGGTTCAATTTGCGGACCGTCTTCAGATACGAATGAGCACGAACGGCGCAAGTTCGAATGTGGGGGCAACGGCAACTAGCGTAGGCGATTTTACAACATTGATGCTCGACATTAATCCAAGCTACCTGACTTCTGGTCTTGGCAGTTATCCGCTCGTATGGACGCAATTCACGGCGATTGTCAGCGGTCTTGGATCACCAGTCAACGGTCGGATAGCGTTCCGTTATTATGTCGAGAACGGCGGGCCAACCGGTACAAATTCGGATGTCATCGGCATCGACACGGTAAGTTACATTTGTAATCCGGCAAATACGCCTACTAATACACCAACTGCAACCGCAACGGTGACGGCAACCTTTACTCCAACGGCAACAAGAACGAACACCGCGACAGCAACGGCAACGTCAACCTTTACGCCAACACCGACGATCACAGCTACCAATACGCCCGCAAACACCCCGACAGCAACCCCTGGTGGAGATTCGGTCGCGGGAACGGTAACGTACGGTAACCCTGCATCGCCAACGACGAAGTTCATTTCGAACGCACAGGTGACGGGAACGGGATCGCCTAATGTGTTCACGACGACAGCAGCTCCTGGCGGAACAGCAGGACAGTACACACTGACCGGATTCGGTGCGGGTAATTACACTGTCGGAGTGGCGAAGACGACTGGACAGAATGGTATTGCTTCGGCGGATGCGGCTCGTATCGCACAGCATGTAGCTGGAACGGTGCTCATCGCCACCGCCCGTCAGAGGATCGCTGCCGACGTGACCAACAATGGAGCACTGTCCTCGACCGACGCTGCGCAGATCGCAAGGTTTGTATCGGGTCTCGGACCACCAATCGGCATCACCAACACTTGGAGATTCTTCGTTCCTAGCGTAACAGAACCGACGTTCCCGATCGGAGCATCGCCGACGACGAGGAGCTACACGGATCCGATCGGCAATCCTACGGGACAGGACTACATAGGAATACTTGTCGGTGAAGTCACGGGTAACTGGGCAGCAGGTCCACTTCGACCGGTCGCAGGGCCTGAGAGAAGCACGGCAGTCAATCTGCCGAAGCTTGTCACACCTGCGGATAGCGAAGTGATCATACCTGTTTCGGTTCAGGGAGCGGCTAATATGGGAATCATCGCTTATGAGTTCGATCTCCGATACGACCCGACAGTGATCCAGCCTCAGGCAGAGCCTGTGGAACTGGCAGGAACGGTTAGCCGCGGCTTAACAGCTGTTGCCAACCCGAACGAGCCGGGACTGCTTCGAGTAGTTATGTACGGCCCGATGCCGATAGATGAGGATGGTGTGCTTTTGAAACTGAGATTCTTTGCCGTCGGACTTCGCGGTTCGAAATCACCTTTAATTTGGGAACGAGTAATGTTCAACGAGGGGGCCCCGAAAGCAATGGCAGAAGAAGGACTGATTGCGATCGCTTGGTAG
- a CDS encoding VOC family protein translates to MENKNLFHLAFPVHDLDAARAFYGGVLECAEGRSSECWIDFDLYGHQIVTHLAPESAGIKSTNDVDTDHVPIPHFGIILPMDEWRALAEKLNAKGVKFVIEPKVRFEGEVGEQATMFFLDPSGNALEFKGFNDLSLVFAK, encoded by the coding sequence ATGGAAAATAAAAACCTGTTTCACCTTGCTTTTCCCGTTCACGATCTCGACGCGGCCCGTGCATTTTATGGAGGTGTGCTTGAATGCGCAGAAGGACGCAGTTCCGAATGCTGGATAGATTTTGATCTCTACGGCCATCAGATCGTCACTCATCTCGCTCCCGAATCGGCAGGCATCAAATCAACGAACGATGTCGATACCGATCATGTTCCGATTCCGCATTTTGGCATTATTCTTCCAATGGACGAATGGCGCGCTCTCGCCGAAAAACTGAATGCAAAGGGCGTGAAATTTGTCATCGAGCCAAAGGTCCGTTTTGAAGGAGAAGTCGGCGAACAGGCGACAATGTTCTTTCTCGATCCCAGCGGCAATGCGCTGGAATTCAAGGGGTTTAACGATTTGTCGCTCGTTTTTGCGAAATAA
- a CDS encoding M36 family metallopeptidase: MTTLFNFESRRRVFFCLFVLSILTAVFVLPFQMRSTAEKGLVQRTESHDPDLPNYDIRSDKMAYDKIAAFRTSLGRNASQIANAREAFVRGEEALKQRVPTLKVEYNEDIRIPEVIAPDVKQGRAFLTGPTTPARTSHANVLINFLKQNTELVGADSNQIDGLKVFADYTNPDGNLSFVELNQEINGVPVFRGEVKAGFTKRGEMIRVINNLAPALDYSSLSTDFRDPVNAVQSAAALINNDTSKLDLRRNTKESTDLKAVFGTGGSATTAEKMYFPTEPGVAVPAWRVLIWQPVNAFYVIVDAATGTMLWRKNIVQDQTQAATYNVYTNPNAMINVADSPFPGTPGPTSPDGTQAAGIPRTMMTLIGNEPPYQFNNNGWMTDGTNTTDGNAVQAGLDRDSANGPDANGSPAGSPTRVFDFPFTPGIPTNPAQNGGDEPLPAGTVPSPCGAVAPEMIDYQRAAVTQLFYITNRIHDEYYRLGFTEQARNFQQDNFGRGGAGNDRVSAEAQDCSGTNNANFGTPSDGGRPRMQMYLWTGPTPDFDGDLDADVIVHEYTHGLSNRLHGNSSGLGSNMSGGMGEGWGDFYGHAMLSEPTDPINGIYTTGGYDTYRGAGGAFFNNYYYGIRRFPKAVIAFTGGPNNRPHNPLTFADADATQLNISDGAYARGSFGSSTADQVHGLGEIWSSALWEVRAKFITRLGWEVGNRRTLQLVTDGMKLAPLNPTFITERDAIIAAAQALGGADTADVWAGFALRGVGFSAQVVVNGSGGSTRVIEAFDLPNLRQLPNFTISDSSGNNNGYFEPSENVLVTVPINNSTGNIATDVMVAINGGSPISYGTIANSETVSRTFPVTLPAVACGSTTTLNISINSSLGQANASGVVGPLGVPSFGGSTENFDGVPAPALPAAWTQANSGAQAAWITSASGADTAPNSAFGNDAASPGESSLISPLIQVTSSAASVTFRNQYSFETPDWDAMVLEISIANGAFQDIVAAGGSFVTGGYTGTVNNTSGNPLGGRMAWIGVSAGYITSTANLPASANGQNVKLRWRIATDAAVGGVGANVDTVSLTGAVIQNGYTCPPIVATRSRADFDGDGKTDISVFRPSDGNWYLQRSTEGFTGVNWGLSTDILTPGDFDGDGLADTAVFRPSNGYWYGVNSGNGTTFATNFGLAGDVPQVGDFDNDGKDDIAVFRPSNGTWYWLRSSDGQFVGVQYGQNGDVPVIGDYSGDGKADVAVFRSGIWYGTDSSDGSFNAEQFGLGTDLPVPADYDGDDIIDLAVFRPSDGNWYIHNSTNGQFFTIHWGQNGDVPVPGDYDGDGKDDVGVFRSGIWYINPTTDPDMTLQFGLSSDMPIPKKYIP; the protein is encoded by the coding sequence ATGACCACTCTTTTTAATTTTGAATCACGCCGCAGAGTATTTTTCTGCCTGTTTGTTTTGAGTATTCTGACAGCAGTTTTTGTTCTGCCATTTCAGATGCGTTCTACTGCTGAAAAAGGCTTGGTTCAAAGAACGGAGAGTCATGATCCCGATCTGCCGAATTACGACATTCGTTCGGACAAAATGGCCTACGATAAGATAGCTGCCTTTCGCACAAGCTTGGGAAGAAACGCATCGCAGATAGCAAATGCGAGAGAGGCCTTTGTCCGTGGAGAAGAAGCTCTAAAACAGCGTGTGCCGACACTCAAGGTTGAATACAACGAAGATATTCGCATCCCTGAAGTGATCGCACCTGATGTAAAACAAGGCCGCGCATTTCTCACGGGTCCGACAACGCCTGCTCGAACGAGTCATGCTAACGTCCTTATAAATTTTCTCAAACAAAATACCGAACTCGTCGGAGCAGATTCAAATCAGATAGACGGCTTGAAAGTCTTTGCCGATTATACAAATCCTGACGGCAATCTTTCGTTTGTCGAACTTAATCAGGAGATCAACGGCGTTCCGGTATTTCGAGGCGAGGTCAAGGCAGGCTTTACAAAACGCGGTGAAATGATCCGCGTAATCAACAATCTTGCACCGGCTTTGGATTATTCCTCTCTGTCAACCGATTTCCGCGATCCTGTCAATGCTGTCCAATCCGCTGCCGCGCTGATCAATAACGACACATCGAAACTTGATCTGCGCAGAAACACAAAGGAATCGACAGATCTTAAAGCAGTTTTTGGCACCGGCGGTTCGGCAACGACGGCTGAGAAGATGTATTTCCCGACCGAGCCCGGTGTTGCAGTTCCGGCTTGGCGAGTGCTGATATGGCAGCCGGTAAATGCGTTTTATGTGATCGTCGACGCGGCAACGGGAACGATGCTCTGGCGCAAGAACATTGTTCAGGATCAGACACAGGCTGCCACATATAATGTATATACAAATCCAAATGCGATGATCAACGTTGCCGACAGCCCATTTCCGGGAACGCCCGGCCCGACCTCGCCGGACGGTACACAAGCCGCGGGCATTCCCCGAACGATGATGACGCTCATCGGCAACGAGCCGCCATATCAATTCAACAACAATGGCTGGATGACTGACGGAACAAACACGACGGATGGTAACGCAGTGCAGGCAGGCCTCGACCGCGATTCCGCAAACGGCCCCGATGCAAATGGCTCTCCGGCAGGTAGTCCGACTCGCGTATTCGATTTCCCGTTCACACCTGGCATTCCTACCAACCCAGCTCAAAATGGCGGCGACGAACCATTGCCGGCCGGTACCGTACCGTCTCCGTGCGGAGCGGTCGCTCCGGAAATGATCGATTATCAACGTGCGGCCGTCACGCAGCTTTTTTACATTACCAATCGTATTCACGACGAGTATTACCGGCTAGGGTTTACGGAACAGGCACGCAATTTCCAGCAGGATAATTTCGGACGCGGCGGAGCAGGCAACGACCGTGTTTCAGCCGAGGCACAAGATTGTTCTGGTACAAACAACGCAAATTTTGGAACGCCGTCGGACGGCGGCCGCCCGCGAATGCAGATGTATCTTTGGACCGGGCCGACTCCGGATTTTGACGGCGATCTTGACGCCGATGTGATCGTTCACGAATACACACACGGCCTTTCGAATCGACTCCACGGAAACAGCAGCGGCTTAGGATCAAACATGTCGGGCGGCATGGGCGAAGGCTGGGGTGATTTTTACGGCCACGCTATGTTGTCCGAGCCGACGGATCCGATCAACGGCATATACACTACTGGTGGCTACGACACTTACCGCGGAGCAGGCGGAGCCTTTTTCAACAATTATTACTACGGAATTCGCCGCTTTCCGAAGGCTGTCATTGCATTCACAGGCGGCCCGAATAACCGGCCGCATAACCCTCTGACTTTTGCCGATGCTGACGCAACACAGTTGAACATTTCAGATGGAGCTTATGCTCGCGGCTCTTTTGGATCGTCTACAGCAGATCAGGTTCATGGCCTCGGTGAGATTTGGAGTAGCGCTCTTTGGGAAGTGAGGGCCAAGTTCATAACGCGGCTAGGTTGGGAAGTCGGCAACCGTAGAACGCTGCAGCTCGTAACGGATGGGATGAAACTCGCACCGCTGAATCCGACATTTATAACGGAACGTGACGCGATCATTGCTGCGGCACAGGCCCTTGGAGGAGCTGATACGGCGGATGTGTGGGCCGGATTTGCTTTGCGAGGCGTGGGATTTAGTGCACAAGTGGTGGTCAACGGCAGCGGAGGTTCGACTCGCGTCATTGAAGCCTTCGACCTTCCCAATCTGCGGCAGTTGCCAAACTTTACCATTTCGGATTCGAGCGGCAACAATAATGGCTACTTCGAGCCGTCTGAAAATGTGCTCGTGACGGTTCCTATCAATAATTCCACCGGCAACATAGCAACCGATGTCATGGTAGCTATCAACGGAGGTTCGCCTATTAGTTATGGCACCATTGCGAACAGCGAAACTGTGTCGAGGACGTTTCCGGTAACCTTGCCGGCCGTCGCTTGCGGAAGCACGACGACGCTCAACATTAGTATTAACAGTAGTCTTGGCCAGGCAAACGCAAGCGGTGTTGTCGGGCCGCTGGGTGTTCCGTCATTTGGCGGATCGACAGAAAATTTTGACGGAGTTCCCGCTCCGGCTTTGCCGGCAGCTTGGACGCAGGCGAACTCCGGCGCACAGGCGGCCTGGATCACTTCGGCATCTGGAGCGGACACGGCACCAAATTCGGCCTTTGGCAATGACGCAGCCTCGCCGGGCGAATCATCACTTATCAGCCCGCTGATCCAAGTCACTTCGTCTGCGGCTTCAGTTACTTTCCGCAACCAATATTCATTCGAAACGCCCGATTGGGATGCGATGGTGCTCGAGATAAGTATCGCTAATGGAGCGTTTCAAGACATAGTTGCCGCAGGCGGCTCATTTGTGACGGGCGGTTATACAGGAACGGTGAACAATACTTCAGGTAATCCGCTCGGGGGACGAATGGCGTGGATCGGAGTTTCCGCCGGGTATATTACGTCAACAGCAAATCTGCCTGCATCTGCGAATGGCCAAAATGTAAAACTTCGCTGGCGTATCGCGACCGACGCGGCTGTCGGCGGAGTCGGTGCAAATGTTGATACCGTTTCCTTGACGGGAGCGGTCATCCAGAATGGCTACACATGTCCGCCGATTGTCGCGACACGTTCGCGAGCGGATTTTGACGGCGACGGGAAGACTGACATTTCGGTGTTTCGTCCTTCAGACGGCAATTGGTATTTGCAGCGTTCGACCGAGGGCTTTACGGGCGTGAATTGGGGGCTTTCAACCGACATTTTGACGCCGGGCGATTTTGATGGCGATGGTCTGGCTGACACAGCGGTTTTCCGTCCGTCAAACGGTTATTGGTACGGCGTCAACAGCGGAAACGGAACAACATTTGCCACAAATTTCGGCCTCGCAGGTGACGTACCTCAGGTTGGTGATTTTGACAATGACGGCAAGGACGACATCGCTGTTTTCCGTCCGTCGAACGGAACATGGTATTGGCTCAGGAGCAGCGACGGACAGTTCGTCGGGGTCCAGTATGGGCAGAACGGAGACGTGCCGGTAATCGGTGATTATTCCGGTGATGGAAAAGCCGATGTGGCTGTATTCCGATCCGGCATCTGGTATGGCACTGATAGTTCCGACGGATCGTTCAATGCGGAACAATTCGGACTCGGTACCGATTTGCCCGTGCCGGCCGATTACGACGGTGACGACATCATCGACCTTGCCGTCTTCAGACCTTCTGACGGCAACTGGTACATACACAACAGCACCAACGGCCAGTTCTTTACGATTCACTGGGGCCAAAACGGCGACGTTCCGGTTCCGGGCGACTACGATGGCGACGGCAAAGACGACGTCGGTGTATTCCGTAGCGGCATTTGGTACATCAACCCTACGACTGATCCTGATATGACGCTTCAGTTCGGGTTGAGTTCCGATATGCCGATCCCGAAAAAATATATTCCTTAG